A genomic segment from Microcella flavibacter encodes:
- a CDS encoding ABC transporter family substrate-binding protein translates to MITTTNRRPRGLVALAGAGIVALALTACTADPATNGGGTGGEETGGTITAAEVNELTSLNQATPSGNLDINGKVAYLTTSGFNYLDDQLELIPNETFGTVELVSEDPLVVTYTINEGQVWSDGTQISADDLLLNWAVQSGYYDDASFDEEGAVTGGNSYFTYAGDTSGLALTEFPEISEDNLSLTLNYNEPYADWQYVGLLDRPMHIVAEEAGVTVEEVREAFASTPRGNPDAPAEENATIRAVADFWNTGYDISEFPSNENLLVSSGAFILTAWEPTQSITLERNPEYTGGLEPSYDQIVIRFIGDANAQVTALQNGEVDIIKPQASADTISSLEAIADATVLQGDEFNYDHIDLSFSGVFADQNVREAFLKTIPRQQILDAIVTPVNPEAAVLDSQIFVPTVGEAYDTSVAGNGSDAYAEVDIEGAIELLAGATPTVNILYNSENPNRVDAFEAIAASAAEAGFVVEAQGTPEWGSLLGSGTYDASIFGWVSTGVGVSGVPQIFASNGGGNYNGYSNPEVDALAAELVVEVDPEAQVELQQQIDALLFADAYGLPLFQGPGVTAHSSAVEGITQYPGQTGVFWNFWEWNVVG, encoded by the coding sequence TTGATCACCACTACGAACCGGCGGCCCCGGGGGCTCGTCGCGCTCGCCGGTGCCGGCATCGTCGCGCTCGCGCTGACGGCCTGCACCGCCGACCCCGCCACCAACGGAGGCGGCACGGGCGGCGAGGAGACCGGCGGCACCATCACCGCCGCCGAGGTCAACGAGCTCACCTCGCTCAACCAGGCCACCCCGTCGGGCAACCTCGACATCAACGGCAAGGTCGCCTACCTCACCACCTCGGGCTTCAACTACCTCGACGACCAGCTCGAGCTCATCCCGAACGAGACCTTCGGCACCGTCGAGCTCGTCTCGGAGGACCCGCTGGTCGTCACGTACACGATCAACGAGGGTCAGGTCTGGTCCGACGGCACGCAGATCAGCGCCGACGACCTCCTCCTCAACTGGGCCGTGCAGTCGGGCTACTACGACGACGCGTCGTTCGACGAGGAGGGCGCCGTCACCGGCGGCAACAGCTACTTCACCTACGCCGGCGACACCTCGGGCCTCGCGCTCACCGAGTTCCCCGAGATCAGCGAGGACAACCTCTCGCTGACGCTCAACTACAACGAGCCCTACGCCGACTGGCAGTACGTCGGTCTGCTCGACCGTCCGATGCACATCGTCGCCGAGGAGGCCGGCGTCACCGTCGAGGAGGTCCGCGAGGCCTTCGCGTCGACCCCGCGCGGCAACCCCGACGCCCCGGCCGAGGAGAACGCGACCATCCGCGCCGTGGCCGACTTCTGGAACACCGGCTACGACATCTCGGAGTTCCCGTCGAACGAGAACCTGCTCGTCTCGAGCGGTGCCTTCATCCTCACTGCGTGGGAGCCGACCCAGTCGATCACCCTCGAGCGCAACCCGGAGTACACGGGCGGTCTCGAGCCCTCGTACGACCAGATCGTCATCCGCTTCATCGGTGACGCGAACGCGCAGGTGACGGCCCTCCAGAACGGCGAGGTCGACATCATCAAGCCGCAAGCCTCCGCCGACACGATCTCCTCGCTCGAGGCGATCGCCGACGCGACGGTGCTGCAGGGCGATGAGTTCAACTACGACCACATCGACCTGAGCTTCTCGGGCGTCTTCGCCGACCAGAACGTCCGCGAGGCCTTCCTCAAGACGATCCCGCGTCAGCAGATCCTCGACGCGATCGTGACCCCGGTGAACCCCGAGGCCGCTGTGCTCGACTCGCAGATCTTCGTCCCCACCGTGGGCGAGGCCTACGACACGTCGGTCGCCGGCAACGGTTCCGACGCCTACGCCGAGGTCGACATCGAGGGCGCCATCGAGCTGCTCGCCGGTGCCACCCCGACGGTCAACATCCTCTACAACAGCGAGAACCCGAACCGCGTCGACGCTTTCGAGGCCATCGCGGCCTCGGCCGCTGAGGCCGGCTTCGTGGTCGAGGCGCAGGGCACGCCCGAGTGGGGCTCGCTCCTGGGCTCCGGCACCTACGACGCGTCGATCTTCGGCTGGGTCTCCACCGGTGTCGGCGTGAGCGGCGTTCCGCAGATCTTCGCCAGCAACGGCGGCGGCAACTACAACGGGTACTCGAACCCCGAGGTCGACGCTCTGGCGGCCGAGCTCGTCGTCGAGGTCGACCCCGAGGCGCAGGTCGAGCTGCAGCAGCAGATCGACGCGCTCCTCTTCGCCGACGCGTACGGCCTGCCGCTCTTCCAGGGCCCGGGCGTCACCGCCCACTCGTCCGCGGTCGAGGGCATCACGCAGTACCCGGGTCAGACCGGGGTGTTCTGGAACTTCTGGGAGTGGAACGTCGTCGGCTGA
- a CDS encoding CPBP family intramembrane glutamic endopeptidase produces MSHLSPAAPEPGIPDRGRLRAEIIIVLALSLGASAVYSVVAIVNRMTRDVALSEQTATLNRSLDQREVFDLIYQLLAIATDLAPVALVGFLLWSVRRPHLARLGIDGERPWRDTRDGFGLALIIGAGGLGLYLAGRALGVTVGVDPAGLESYWWTIPVLLMRAALAGITEEVIVIGYLFARLKDLRWGPWAIILTCALLRATYHLYQGVGAFVGNFLMGVIFGRLYLRTGRVLPFVIAHTIINAVIFVGYPWAAAVFPTLLGVGA; encoded by the coding sequence ATGAGCCACCTGAGTCCCGCGGCGCCCGAGCCGGGCATCCCGGATCGGGGCCGTCTGCGGGCCGAGATCATCATCGTGCTCGCGCTCTCTCTCGGAGCCAGCGCCGTGTACTCGGTCGTCGCGATCGTGAACAGGATGACGCGCGATGTGGCGCTCTCGGAGCAGACGGCGACGCTCAACCGCTCGCTCGACCAGCGCGAGGTCTTCGACCTGATCTACCAGCTGCTCGCGATCGCGACCGACCTGGCGCCCGTCGCGCTCGTCGGGTTCCTTCTGTGGAGCGTGCGCCGACCGCACCTCGCTCGGCTCGGCATCGACGGCGAACGGCCCTGGCGCGACACCCGCGACGGGTTCGGGCTCGCGCTGATCATCGGCGCCGGCGGCCTCGGTCTGTACCTCGCCGGACGCGCGCTCGGCGTGACGGTGGGAGTCGACCCGGCGGGGCTCGAGAGCTACTGGTGGACGATCCCGGTGCTGCTCATGCGGGCCGCGCTGGCCGGCATCACCGAGGAGGTGATCGTGATCGGCTACCTCTTCGCGCGGCTGAAGGATCTGCGCTGGGGCCCGTGGGCCATCATCCTCACCTGTGCGCTGCTGCGCGCCACCTACCACCTCTATCAGGGGGTGGGGGCGTTCGTCGGCAACTTCCTGATGGGGGTGATCTTCGGCCGCCTCTACCTGCGCACCGGCCGCGTGCTGCCGTTCGTGATCGCCCACACGATCATCAATGCCGTGATCTTCGTGGGATATCCCTGGGCAGCCGCCGTTTTCCCGACGCTTCTCGGCGTCGGCGCTTAA
- a CDS encoding peroxiredoxin: protein MPQPEIGQTAPDFTLPGVVIDGADALTRHFSLREQRGAPLVLAFYPADASPGCTAQLCNYQSELAGFEALGATVWAISRQSTESHESFARKQGLAFPLLADERGDVVDAYGVGMFGVGVRRSIFIIDAEGVVRWKHVALIGVTYQSAAVIRAELSRITGPGADGASRSAAAS, encoded by the coding sequence ATGCCGCAGCCCGAGATCGGTCAGACCGCCCCCGACTTCACCCTCCCCGGCGTCGTCATTGACGGCGCGGATGCCCTGACTCGGCACTTCTCGTTGCGCGAGCAGCGCGGCGCACCTCTCGTGCTCGCGTTCTACCCGGCCGACGCCTCCCCCGGCTGCACCGCGCAGCTCTGCAACTACCAGAGCGAGCTCGCCGGCTTCGAGGCGCTCGGCGCGACCGTGTGGGCGATCAGCCGGCAGTCGACCGAGTCGCACGAGAGCTTCGCCCGCAAGCAGGGGCTCGCCTTCCCCCTGCTCGCCGACGAGCGCGGCGACGTCGTCGACGCCTACGGGGTCGGCATGTTCGGCGTCGGCGTGCGCCGCTCGATCTTCATCATCGACGCCGAGGGGGTCGTGCGCTGGAAGCACGTCGCCCTCATCGGCGTCACCTACCAGAGCGCCGCGGTCATCCGCGCGGAGCTCTCGCGCATCACCGGACCGGGCGCCGACGGCGCCTCGCGGAGCGCCGCCGCCTCGTAA
- a CDS encoding IS481 family transposase, giving the protein MVHRNAPLAPAGRLILVRRVLSGRPVSHVAKELGVSRQCAHRWVTRFREHGIRALEDRSSRPHRSPTTTSPQLAAALIASREHDRLGRDELARRFAVSPSTASRLIARAGLPALHELDPVTGTRIRQGRRTRLRYEREQPGDLIHIDVKKLGRIPDGGGWRLNGLGTIEHNIGRKRSVRLGFDYVHVAVDDHSRLAFAQVLPDEKGETCAAFLANAAAFFTGHGIRIRQVMTDNALNYRNSAAFRSVMESLAATHVLTRPYSPWQNGKAERFNRTLQEGWAYRHAFTSNQERANALAPWLDHYNYDRPHTACKDLPPISRVSPTS; this is encoded by the coding sequence GTGGTCCACCGTAACGCTCCCCTTGCTCCCGCCGGCCGACTGATCCTGGTCCGACGGGTGCTGTCCGGCCGGCCTGTCTCGCATGTCGCGAAAGAGCTCGGAGTATCACGCCAGTGCGCTCACCGCTGGGTGACCCGCTTCCGCGAGCACGGAATCCGCGCGCTGGAGGACCGCTCCTCCAGGCCGCACCGCTCACCCACCACCACCTCCCCGCAGCTGGCCGCAGCGCTGATCGCGTCCCGGGAACACGACAGGCTCGGCCGCGATGAGCTCGCCCGACGCTTCGCGGTGAGCCCTTCGACCGCGTCCCGGTTGATCGCCCGGGCCGGCTTGCCTGCCCTGCATGAGTTGGACCCGGTCACCGGGACTCGCATCCGTCAAGGCCGCCGGACCCGTCTTCGATACGAGCGCGAGCAGCCGGGTGATCTGATCCATATCGACGTGAAGAAGCTCGGCCGCATCCCTGACGGCGGCGGATGGCGCCTGAACGGTCTGGGAACGATCGAGCACAACATCGGCCGGAAACGATCCGTGAGGCTCGGCTTCGACTACGTCCACGTCGCGGTCGATGACCACTCGCGGCTCGCGTTCGCGCAGGTGCTGCCGGATGAAAAGGGCGAAACCTGCGCGGCGTTCCTCGCCAACGCTGCTGCGTTCTTCACCGGACACGGGATCAGGATCCGGCAGGTCATGACCGACAACGCCTTGAACTACCGAAACTCCGCAGCCTTCCGAAGCGTTATGGAGTCGTTGGCGGCCACCCACGTGCTCACGAGACCGTATTCGCCCTGGCAGAACGGGAAAGCCGAACGCTTCAATCGCACCCTCCAGGAGGGGTGGGCATATCGACACGCGTTCACCTCGAACCAGGAACGCGCCAACGCCCTCGCGCCCTGGCTTGACCACTACAACTACGATCGACCCCACACCGCCTGCAAAGACCTGCCCCCGATCAGTCGAGTGTCACCAACCTCATGA
- the gcvP gene encoding aminomethyl-transferring glycine dehydrogenase, which yields MSMPFTDRHIGIDQDARRLMLDALSYESLEAMMDAAVPAGIRQQAPLRTLPAPATEAEALAELRTLADHNTVRRSLIGQGYYGTITPAVVQRNVLENPSWYTAYTPYQPEISQGRLEALLNFQTMVSELAGLHPANASMLDEATAVVEGMLLARRASKSPSNTFLVDADVFAQTHAVIAGRAEALGIDLVVLPLADTAPDALPECFGAILQYPGASGRLWNPSGVIDAVHAHGGLAVVAADLLALALVTSPGELGADIAVGTTQRFGVPMGFGGPHAGYLAVRSGLERQMPGRLVGVSKDADGRPAYRLTLQTREQHIRRDKATSNICTAQVLLAVMAAMYGVYHGPDGLRRIAQRVAQQALLLREMLLEAGEELVHDDFFDTISVRVPGRAAQVAEAARERGILVWQQGADEVRLSLDETTTVAELHDAVAAFGHEQHGTHGWFEHGTGRIPAALQRTSEFMTHPVFHTHRSETSMMRYLKRLADRDYALDRGMIPLGSCTMKLNAATEMAAVTWPEFSALHPFAPLDDVQGSLVMISHLETWLAELTGYDAVSLQPNAGSQGELAGLLAIRGYHRSRGDEHRTVCLIPSSAHGTNAASAVLAGMRVVVVATTETGDVDLDDLRARIAEHGESLAALMITYPSTHGVYEHDVMEVTQAVHDAGGQVYIDGANLNALLGYARYGDIGGDVSHLNLHKTFCIPHGGGGPGVGPVAAKAHLAEFLPGHPLAQMDQHPPFDLVTGRVGAVEHRGTPVSAAPYGSASILPISWAYARMMGADGLRDATANAVLAANYVALRLREHYPVLYAGENGLVAHECILDLRPLKEATGVSVDDVAKRLIDYGFHAPTMSFPVAGTLMVEPTESEDLAELERFIRAMIAIRHEADAVAEGRWPADDNPLVNAPHTAESVIAGEWEHAYTRELAVYPADGDRTAKYWPPVRRVDQAYGDRNLVCACPPTEAFA from the coding sequence ATGAGCATGCCCTTCACCGACCGCCACATCGGCATCGATCAGGATGCCCGCCGCCTCATGCTCGACGCCCTCAGCTACGAGAGCCTCGAGGCCATGATGGATGCCGCCGTGCCGGCGGGCATCCGCCAGCAGGCGCCGCTGCGCACCCTCCCGGCCCCCGCCACCGAGGCGGAGGCGCTCGCCGAGCTGCGCACCCTCGCCGACCACAACACCGTGCGCCGCAGCCTCATCGGCCAGGGCTATTACGGCACCATCACCCCGGCGGTCGTGCAGCGCAACGTGCTCGAGAACCCGAGCTGGTACACGGCCTACACGCCGTACCAGCCCGAGATCTCGCAGGGCCGCCTCGAGGCGCTCCTCAACTTCCAGACCATGGTGAGCGAGCTCGCGGGTCTGCACCCCGCCAACGCCTCCATGCTCGATGAGGCGACCGCCGTCGTCGAGGGCATGCTGCTCGCCCGCCGCGCGTCGAAGAGCCCCTCGAACACCTTCCTCGTCGACGCCGACGTCTTCGCGCAGACGCATGCCGTCATCGCAGGCCGCGCCGAGGCCCTCGGCATCGACCTCGTCGTGCTGCCGCTCGCCGACACCGCTCCGGATGCCCTGCCCGAGTGCTTCGGCGCGATCCTGCAGTACCCCGGCGCCTCCGGCCGGCTCTGGAACCCGAGCGGCGTCATCGACGCCGTGCACGCGCACGGCGGCCTCGCCGTGGTCGCCGCGGATCTGCTCGCGCTCGCGCTCGTGACGAGCCCCGGCGAGCTCGGTGCCGACATCGCCGTCGGCACCACCCAGCGCTTCGGCGTGCCCATGGGCTTCGGCGGCCCGCACGCCGGCTACCTCGCCGTGCGGTCCGGCCTCGAGCGGCAGATGCCGGGCCGCCTCGTCGGCGTCTCGAAGGACGCCGACGGCCGCCCCGCCTACCGGCTCACCCTGCAGACGCGCGAGCAGCACATCCGCCGCGACAAGGCCACGAGCAACATCTGCACCGCGCAGGTGCTGCTCGCCGTCATGGCCGCCATGTACGGCGTCTACCACGGGCCCGACGGGCTGCGCCGGATCGCGCAGCGGGTCGCGCAGCAGGCGCTCCTGCTGCGCGAGATGCTGCTCGAGGCCGGGGAGGAGCTCGTCCACGACGACTTCTTCGACACGATCTCGGTGCGCGTCCCCGGCCGCGCGGCCCAGGTCGCCGAGGCCGCGCGCGAGCGGGGCATCCTCGTCTGGCAGCAGGGGGCCGACGAGGTGCGCCTCTCGCTCGACGAGACCACCACCGTCGCCGAGCTGCACGACGCCGTCGCGGCCTTCGGGCACGAGCAGCACGGCACCCACGGCTGGTTCGAGCACGGCACCGGCCGCATCCCCGCGGCGCTGCAGCGCACGAGCGAGTTCATGACCCACCCGGTGTTCCACACGCACCGCAGCGAGACCTCGATGATGCGCTACCTCAAGCGCCTCGCCGACCGCGACTACGCGCTCGACCGCGGCATGATTCCGCTCGGCTCGTGCACGATGAAGCTCAACGCGGCCACCGAGATGGCGGCCGTCACCTGGCCCGAGTTCAGCGCGCTGCACCCCTTCGCGCCGCTCGACGACGTGCAGGGCTCGCTCGTCATGATCAGCCACCTCGAGACCTGGCTCGCCGAGCTCACCGGCTACGACGCCGTCTCGCTGCAGCCGAACGCGGGCAGCCAGGGCGAGCTCGCCGGCCTCCTCGCCATCCGCGGCTATCACCGCTCCCGCGGCGACGAGCACCGCACCGTCTGCCTCATCCCGTCGAGCGCGCACGGCACCAATGCGGCCTCCGCCGTCCTCGCCGGGATGCGCGTCGTCGTCGTCGCCACGACCGAGACGGGCGACGTCGACCTCGACGACCTGCGGGCCAGGATCGCCGAGCACGGCGAGAGCCTCGCCGCGCTCATGATCACCTACCCCTCGACCCACGGCGTCTACGAGCACGACGTCATGGAGGTGACGCAGGCCGTGCACGACGCCGGAGGGCAGGTCTACATCGACGGCGCCAACCTCAACGCGCTGCTCGGCTACGCCCGCTACGGCGACATCGGCGGCGACGTCAGCCACCTCAACCTGCACAAGACCTTCTGCATCCCGCACGGCGGCGGCGGGCCCGGCGTCGGACCGGTGGCGGCCAAGGCGCACCTCGCCGAGTTCCTGCCCGGGCATCCCCTCGCCCAGATGGATCAGCACCCGCCCTTCGACCTCGTCACCGGCCGGGTCGGCGCCGTCGAGCACCGCGGCACCCCCGTCTCGGCCGCGCCCTACGGCTCGGCGAGCATCCTGCCGATCTCGTGGGCCTACGCGCGCATGATGGGCGCCGACGGGCTGCGGGATGCCACGGCCAACGCCGTGCTCGCCGCCAACTACGTCGCCCTGCGCCTGCGCGAGCACTACCCCGTGCTGTACGCGGGCGAGAACGGGCTCGTCGCGCACGAGTGCATCCTCGATCTGCGGCCGCTGAAGGAGGCCACGGGCGTCTCGGTGGACGACGTCGCGAAGCGCCTCATCGACTACGGGTTCCACGCGCCGACGATGTCGTTCCCCGTCGCCGGCACCCTCATGGTCGAGCCGACCGAGAGCGAGGACCTCGCCGAGCTCGAGCGCTTCATCCGCGCCATGATCGCCATCCGGCACGAGGCCGACGCCGTCGCCGAGGGCCGCTGGCCCGCCGACGACAACCCGCTCGTCAACGCGCCGCACACCGCCGAGAGCGTCATCGCGGGGGAGTGGGAGCACGCCTACACGCGCGAGCTCGCCGTCTACCCCGCCGACGGCGACCGCACGGCGAAGTACTGGCCGCCGGTGCGCCGCGTCGACCAGGCGTACGGCGACCGCAACCTCGTGTGCGCCTGCCCGCCGACCGAAGCGTTCGCGTAG
- the gcvH gene encoding glycine cleavage system protein GcvH, translating into MSVPDDLQYTAEHEWIRLDGDIATVGITQYAADALGDVVYVDLPAVGATLAAGAIVGEVESTKSVGELYAPLDGEVVESNAGVVDSPETINADPYGEGWLVKLRIAGDPALLSPAEYRALIGQ; encoded by the coding sequence ATGAGCGTCCCCGACGACCTGCAGTACACCGCCGAGCACGAGTGGATCCGCCTCGACGGCGACATCGCCACGGTCGGCATCACCCAGTACGCGGCCGACGCCCTCGGCGACGTCGTCTACGTCGACCTGCCCGCCGTCGGCGCGACCCTCGCGGCCGGCGCGATCGTCGGCGAGGTCGAGTCGACCAAGTCGGTCGGCGAGCTCTACGCGCCCCTCGACGGCGAGGTCGTCGAGTCCAACGCCGGCGTCGTCGACAGCCCCGAGACCATCAACGCCGACCCGTACGGCGAGGGCTGGCTCGTCAAGCTGCGCATCGCGGGCGACCCCGCCCTGCTCAGCCCCGCCGAGTACCGCGCCCTCATCGGCCAGTAG
- the gcvT gene encoding glycine cleavage system aminomethyltransferase GcvT, producing the protein MIDQPDPAAPSQAPPPAAAPATARRSPLHDEHVALGASFTDFAGWQMPVRYSSDLAEHHAVRSQAGLFDISHMAEIAVTGAGAAGFLDHALAGRLSALAVGHAKYSLVLAESGGVIDDLIVYRRADDDYLVVANAANRDAVVAALTERAAGHDVVLDDQTDRIALIALQGPASAAILAETPGLEIEALESLRYYAYSDGAFGWGDARADVMVARTGYTGEDGVELYLPAEHAPALWRALLAAGQPHGLVPAGLAARDTLRLEAGMPLYGHELGLSIQPSQAGLGRVVVTAKDDFVGKAAIERGPGDDAPVLVGLAAEGRRAARAGYPVMSGEEVVGEVTSGALSPTLGHPIAMAFVHPDHAAPGAVLDLDVRGSRIPATVVALPFYRREA; encoded by the coding sequence GTGATCGATCAGCCCGACCCCGCTGCACCGTCGCAGGCACCGCCGCCCGCCGCGGCGCCCGCGACCGCGCGCCGCTCGCCCCTGCACGACGAGCACGTCGCGCTCGGCGCATCCTTCACCGACTTCGCCGGCTGGCAGATGCCGGTGCGCTACTCCTCCGACCTCGCCGAGCACCACGCCGTGCGATCGCAGGCGGGCCTCTTCGACATCTCGCACATGGCCGAGATCGCCGTCACGGGCGCCGGCGCCGCCGGCTTCCTCGACCACGCGCTCGCCGGCCGCCTCTCCGCCCTCGCGGTCGGCCACGCGAAGTACTCGCTCGTGCTCGCCGAGTCCGGCGGTGTCATCGACGACCTCATCGTCTACCGACGCGCCGACGACGACTACCTCGTGGTGGCGAACGCCGCGAACCGCGACGCCGTCGTCGCCGCGCTCACCGAGCGGGCCGCGGGCCACGATGTCGTGCTCGACGACCAGACCGACCGCATCGCCCTCATCGCCCTGCAGGGCCCCGCCTCGGCCGCCATCCTCGCCGAGACGCCGGGCCTCGAGATCGAGGCGCTCGAGAGCTTGCGCTACTACGCCTACAGCGACGGCGCCTTCGGCTGGGGGGATGCCCGCGCCGACGTCATGGTCGCCCGCACGGGCTACACGGGCGAGGACGGCGTGGAGCTCTACCTGCCGGCCGAGCACGCTCCGGCCCTGTGGCGCGCGCTGCTCGCCGCCGGGCAGCCGCACGGGCTCGTGCCCGCGGGGCTGGCCGCGCGAGACACCCTGCGGCTCGAGGCCGGCATGCCGCTCTACGGGCACGAGCTCGGGCTGAGCATCCAGCCCTCGCAGGCCGGCCTCGGCCGCGTCGTCGTGACCGCCAAGGACGACTTCGTCGGCAAGGCCGCGATCGAGCGGGGCCCCGGCGACGACGCCCCCGTGCTCGTGGGTCTCGCCGCCGAGGGGCGCCGCGCCGCCCGTGCCGGCTACCCCGTCATGAGCGGCGAGGAGGTCGTCGGCGAGGTCACCTCGGGCGCGCTCTCCCCGACGCTCGGCCACCCCATCGCGATGGCCTTCGTGCACCCCGACCACGCGGCGCCCGGCGCCGTGCTCGATCTCGACGTCCGCGGCAGCCGCATCCCCGCGACCGTCGTCGCCCTTCCCTTCTACCGACGAGAGGCCTGA
- a CDS encoding general stress protein encodes MTNASPFARRTPAPPTLPRGDVLGTYDSYPEAQKVVNTLAKADFPVGKISIVGNDLKTVERVTGRLTYARAALAGSASGAWFGLFIGLLLVLFSPEPNFSFILAAALIGAAFGLLFSVVTYAAGRRRRDFTTTHQVLASNYQLIIDPQLTGRARSVLAGERDPGETPPPPSPVSAAWPPPQAPADPPPTGSESETSGAPRS; translated from the coding sequence GTGACGAACGCCAGCCCCTTCGCCCGCCGCACCCCGGCGCCTCCCACCCTGCCGCGCGGCGACGTGCTCGGCACCTACGACAGCTACCCCGAGGCGCAGAAGGTCGTCAACACGCTCGCCAAGGCCGACTTCCCGGTCGGCAAGATCTCGATCGTCGGCAACGACCTCAAGACGGTCGAGCGCGTCACCGGGCGCCTCACCTACGCGCGCGCGGCGCTCGCCGGATCGGCGAGCGGAGCCTGGTTCGGCCTCTTCATCGGCCTGCTGCTCGTGCTCTTCTCGCCCGAGCCGAACTTCTCCTTCATCCTCGCCGCCGCCCTCATCGGCGCCGCCTTCGGCCTGCTGTTCAGCGTCGTCACCTACGCGGCCGGTCGGCGCCGCCGCGATTTCACGACCACCCACCAGGTGCTCGCCTCGAACTACCAGCTGATCATCGATCCGCAGCTCACCGGCCGCGCGCGCTCCGTGCTCGCGGGCGAGCGCGACCCGGGCGAGACGCCGCCGCCGCCCTCCCCGGTGTCGGCCGCGTGGCCCCCGCCGCAGGCACCCGCCGACCCGCCGCCGACGGGCAGCGAGTCCGAGACCTCCGGCGCGCCCCGCAGTTGA
- a CDS encoding magnesium transporter MgtE N-terminal domain-containing protein yields MSAAKVFVARLSGCSVFDPAGDRVGKVRDVLVVYRRSDAPRVVGLIVEVPGRRRVFLSIGRVTSIGSGQIITTGLINLRRFEQRGGEVRVLAELVGRRVTLRDGGSGPSGAAATIEDVAIEEKGPGEWSVSQLFLRRPRTSPAPFGKGSTVFAQWADVVEDDSGDEAQSAEQLIAAYSELLPADLATTLLELPEERRLEVAQELSDDRLADALEEMPERDQVQILSELDDDRAADVLESMEPDDAADLIAQLSDARGETLLELMNPEEAEDVRFLLAYDADTAGGLMTTEPIIVSADATVAEGLALIRRHELAPAIGAAICVTLPPYEPPTGRYLGMVHFQRMLRYPPHERLGTILDQSIDPVTPETSAAEVSRRLASYDLVSLPVVDETGRLVGLVTIDDVLDYLLPSDWRNADSDDPLPRVRRRPLSTTRAVPTNSRRTDGRG; encoded by the coding sequence GTGAGCGCGGCGAAGGTATTCGTGGCCCGGTTGAGCGGGTGCTCCGTCTTCGACCCCGCGGGCGATCGCGTCGGCAAGGTGCGCGACGTCCTCGTCGTCTACCGCCGGTCGGATGCCCCCCGCGTCGTCGGCCTCATCGTCGAGGTGCCCGGCCGACGCCGGGTGTTCCTCTCCATCGGCCGCGTCACGAGCATCGGCTCGGGGCAGATCATCACCACCGGGCTCATCAATCTGCGCCGCTTCGAGCAGCGCGGCGGCGAGGTGCGCGTGCTCGCCGAGCTGGTCGGCCGCCGGGTGACGCTGCGCGACGGCGGGTCGGGGCCCTCGGGCGCCGCCGCCACGATCGAGGACGTCGCGATCGAGGAGAAGGGCCCGGGCGAGTGGTCGGTGAGCCAGCTCTTCCTGCGCCGCCCGCGCACCTCCCCCGCGCCGTTCGGCAAGGGCTCGACGGTCTTCGCGCAGTGGGCCGACGTCGTGGAGGACGACTCGGGCGACGAGGCGCAGAGCGCCGAGCAGCTCATCGCCGCGTACAGCGAGCTGCTGCCGGCGGACCTCGCGACCACGCTTCTGGAGCTGCCGGAGGAGCGCCGCCTGGAGGTCGCGCAGGAGCTCTCGGACGACCGGCTCGCCGACGCCCTCGAGGAGATGCCCGAGCGCGACCAGGTGCAGATCCTGTCCGAACTCGACGACGACCGCGCCGCCGATGTTCTCGAGAGCATGGAGCCCGACGACGCGGCCGACCTCATCGCCCAGCTCTCCGACGCCCGGGGCGAGACGCTGCTCGAGCTCATGAACCCGGAGGAGGCGGAGGACGTCCGCTTCCTGCTCGCCTACGACGCCGACACCGCCGGCGGCCTCATGACGACCGAGCCGATCATCGTCTCGGCCGACGCGACCGTCGCCGAGGGCCTCGCGCTCATCCGCCGGCACGAGCTGGCCCCCGCGATCGGCGCCGCGATCTGCGTGACCCTGCCCCCGTACGAACCGCCGACCGGCCGGTACCTCGGCATGGTGCACTTCCAGCGCATGCTGCGCTACCCGCCGCACGAGCGCCTGGGCACCATCCTCGACCAGAGCATCGACCCGGTGACGCCCGAGACCTCGGCCGCCGAGGTCTCGCGCCGGCTGGCGAGCTACGACCTCGTCTCGCTGCCCGTCGTCGACGAGACGGGCCGGCTCGTCGGCCTCGTCACGATCGACGACGTGCTCGACTACCTGCTGCCGAGCGACTGGCGCAACGCCGACAGCGACGACCCGCTGCCGCGCGTGCGCCGCCGCCCACTGAGCACGACCCGGGCCGTGCCGACCAACTCGAGGAGGACCGATGGCCGCGGCTGA